One Lampris incognitus isolate fLamInc1 chromosome 18, fLamInc1.hap2, whole genome shotgun sequence genomic region harbors:
- the c18h6orf47 gene encoding uncharacterized protein C6orf47 homolog, with translation MTAVIGRVWGWVRPTVSYRPWGSSDVSENTTTDPGTNRGLTSSSWGFRGLTSWVYRGGQSQTDQTKLAEEFWEAEEKLQPLEIEDLGAGKQEMEAMTEHAPRWWNKILPTSFLFWSKKKELSGLRQRKHASSSQFTRDCDSDGEFSDYGTPPPSPTPCSSPLSPFHLFAQSWSGEILPEHYEICFNFLRHLFDLFVVGFLWTVSPPTKLILEVLGVQGTLRLWLHGMAMFFVSTTGMAGLLWLIQEYLPQFALIYGIVQVLVISVSVRQSVMLGEEGEKEERDDEVKESEEIKDKEHEEKHIINKREGREQRVNERM, from the exons ATGACCGCAGTAATAGGCCGAGTATGGGGATGGGTGCGCCCAACAGTCTCATACCGCCCTTGGGGCAGCAGTGATGTGTCAGAGAACACCACAACGGACCCGGGGACAAATAGAGGCCTAACATCCAGCAGCTGGGGCTTCAGAGGGTTAACTTCCTGGGTATATCGTGGGGGTCAAAGTCAGACTGACCAAACAAAACTGGCTGAAGAGTTTTGGGAGGCAGAGGAGAAACTACAGCCGTTAGAAATTGAGGATCTTGGTGCTGGGAAGCAGGAAATGGAGGCGATGACAGAACATGCTCCTAGATGGTGGAATAAGATTCTTCCAACCTCCTTCCTTTTCTGGTCAAAAAAGAAAGAACTGAGTGGACTAAGACAAAGGAAACATGCCAGTAGCAGTCAATTTACTAGAGACTGTGACAGTGATGGGGAGTTTTCTGATTATGGAACCCCTCCACCATCTCCCACACCCTGCTCCTCCCCGCTTTCCCCCTTTCACCTTTTTGCGCAAAGCTGGTCTGGAGAAATTTTACCAGAACACTATGAGATCTGCTTCAACTTTCTCCGCCATTTGTTTGACCTGTTTGTTGTTGGCTTCCTGTGGACTGTGTCTCCTCCCACTAAGCTGATTCTGGAAGTTTTGGGGGTCCAAGGAACACTGAGGTTATGGTTACATGGGATGGCCATGTTTTTCGTCTCTACGACTGGAATGGCAGGATTGCTCTGGTTGATCCAGGAGTATCTTCCTCAGTTTGCTCTGATCTATGGCATTGTGCAAGTATTAGTGATCTCGGTCAGTGTCCGACAGAGCGTGATGCttggagaggagggagaaaaagaagaaagagacGATGAGGTCAAGGAAAGTGAAGAAATTAAAGATAAGGAACACGAAGAGAAGCACATCATCAACAAAAGAGAAG GCCGAGAACAAAGAGTGAACGAGCGCATGTAG
- the ppp1r11 gene encoding E3 ubiquitin-protein ligase PPP1R11 isoform X2 codes for MAEVPGTSSETITETVSTNTPPPPQQEGRSLTIKLRKRKTEKKVEWSSDTVDNEHLGRRSSKCCCVYEKPRQFGESSSESEGDDDDEGCGSAHCILGHGRGHGQRGGGTENHRKLGC; via the exons ATGGCGGAGGTTCCAGGGACTTCAAGTGAGACTATAACGGAGACCGTTTCAACCAACACGCCGCCACCACCCCAACAG GAGGGACGGAGCCTTACCATCAAGCTGAGGAAGAGAAAGACTGAGAAAAAAGTGGAGTGGTCTAGTGACACGGTTGACAATGAGCACCTTGGAAGGCGATCTTCAAAAT GTTGCTGTGTGTATGAGAAGCCCAGACAGTTTGGAGAGTCCTCCTCTGAAAGCGAGGGAGACGATGATGACGAAGGTTGCGGGAGCGCACACTGTATCCTGGGGCATGGCAGAGGACATGGACAGAGGGGAGGTG GGACGGAGAACCATAGAAAACTAGGATGTTGA
- the ppp1r11 gene encoding E3 ubiquitin-protein ligase PPP1R11 isoform X1 translates to MAEVPGTSSETITETVSTNTPPPPQQEGRSLTIKLRKRKTEKKVEWSSDTVDNEHLGRRSSKCCCVYEKPRQFGESSSESEGDDDDEGCGSAHCILGHGRGHGQRGGGGSTVPPNSGGSKTHE, encoded by the exons ATGGCGGAGGTTCCAGGGACTTCAAGTGAGACTATAACGGAGACCGTTTCAACCAACACGCCGCCACCACCCCAACAG GAGGGACGGAGCCTTACCATCAAGCTGAGGAAGAGAAAGACTGAGAAAAAAGTGGAGTGGTCTAGTGACACGGTTGACAATGAGCACCTTGGAAGGCGATCTTCAAAAT GTTGCTGTGTGTATGAGAAGCCCAGACAGTTTGGAGAGTCCTCCTCTGAAAGCGAGGGAGACGATGATGACGAAGGTTGCGGGAGCGCACACTGTATCCTGGGGCATGGCAGAGGACATGGACAGAGGGGAGGTGGTGGGTCGACAGTGCCTCCTAACTCTGGAGGATCAAAAACCCACGAATGA